The nucleotide sequence ACCAACAATAGTGGCGTGTCGACACCAAAGTCATCTACTGTAGCTGGACCTTCGGGTCAAGGCAATCAATCAAACATCAACTCTCCGACGCGACCGAGCCGTGGAATCCCTGGCACTTTGACAGAGGAGGACACTGACGCCGATGCCGACGCCGAGGAAACAGCCGATGAGGGCAGCCCCGGAGACGGCAAatcaaagaaaaagaaacagaagaggaggatgcgCCGCACAAAGAAGGCAACCACTTCTACACCCGGAACGCCTCGGCGCTTTGTGAGCGACATTGATGTATTGGATAGCTTCGACCAGCTGGTTAAGCGCCGTGCAAGTATGCCCGATACAACTGTCCCTGAGTATGGTGTCTCCGAAGGCGAAGGTAGAGACCGCTTGGGCATGGCTTTCCGTAGAGGAAACTCTTGGATGACTTCGGCTGTGCGACACCATGGCGAGGAAACTGATGAGGTCGAGAGCCCTGGAGCGGTCGGACGACGAACAGGTCACGTCCGCCGAATTACCGtttttggtggtggagggGTTTCGGATGGTGATGCTATGACACCTCGACGTCCCTTCTTCACTTCTGAACGTGCGTCTACTTTCGGTGCTCAGAAGTGGAAGCAAGTCAAGAACACACTCAAACTCCTTCgacagaagaaagaagaccGTTTTGACTATTTTAAATCGGCCGAGTTGATGGCCGAACTAAGGGCTGGTGCTCCCGCCGTTCTTATGCTTGCTAGCATGATACAAAGAGATGAACACGGGAATAAGAGGATcccagttcttcttgagcagcTCAAGCTTCGCATTACCGATAGCTCTCCcatggaggatgacgacaAGGACCGACACTGGCTATTCACTATAGAACTGGAATACGGAAGCGGACCGAGCAGAATGAGTTGGACCGTAACTCGAACGCTTAGAGATATCTACAATCTACATTTGCGTTACAAGTTTGCTATCAACAACGACAAATACATGCCAGGGCGCATGGACTTGGGTGGCCGGCCGAAGCAACCCAAATTTCCATATTCGGCCTTCCCCTATCTTCGCGGTGCTCGCAAGAAGGGAGAAGAaagcgacgaagaagatcaagcgAGGATTcgcggagaagaagagacagcTGGCGAGGGTACAGCAACTGAAGCAGCAGGAGACGGCATTTTCAGTGACCCCGAAAATCCCGGTGGCCTCCCACGAAGGAAGTCTCGCAATTTCCTGGGAATGGGCCCGAGGCGCAGATCCACAGGCATTACCGATCCTGGGGATATGTCCAACCCAGAGGGTCCAGGAATGCCTGCTATGGACATGGCAACGCGGAGACAACGTtatgttgagaagcaacgGCGTATTCTTGAAAAGTACTTGTCTGAGATGATCAGATGGCTAATGTTCAGAGCTGACAGCAACCGACTCTGTCGCTTTCTCGAACTCTCGGCACTTGGCGTTCGCCTCGCCGCCGAGGGTAGTTACCACGGAAAGGAGTGTTACCTTCATATCCAACCTTCGAAGGGTCTAGACTTTCGCCGTGCTTTGACACCAGCAAAGGTTATCTCTCGACACAGTCGGAAATGGTTCCTGGTACGACAGAGCTACATCGTCTGCGTGGAGTCCCCCGAAAACATGAACATTTTTGATGTGTACCTAGTCGATTCGAAATTCAGTATTTCCTCGAAGCGAAGTAAGGTTAAGGCGATTGGCTccgctgagaagaaggctgagatcgATTTGACTGTGGAGGCACCCCCTGACAAACATCACACCATGACTCTTCGCTCATCCGAACGCAAGGTCCGCCTCTTCTCCCGCAACCAATCCGTGATGAAGCAGTTTGAGGACTCCATCAACCAGATGCTCAAGCAAACTCCCTGGTATCAGAACAAACGATTTGACAGTTTCTCTCCTGTGCGAAATCATGTATTTGCCCAATGGCTCGTCGACGGCCGCGACTATATGTGGAACGTTTCTCGAGCTATCAATATGGCCCGCGATGTTATTTACATCCACGATTGGTGGCTAAGCCCCGAGCTGTACATGCGCAGACCAGCAGCTATCAGCCAGAAATGGCGACTGGATAGACTGCTGCAGAAGAAAGCTAGGGAAGGTGTTAAAGTCTTTGTCATAGTATACCGAAACGTCGAAGCTGCCGTTCCGATAAATTCCGAGCATACTAAGTTGTCATTGTTGAACCTCCACCCTAACATCTTTGTACAACGGTCCCCCAACCAATTCAAGAAGAACCAATTCTTCTTCGCTCATCACGAGAAGATCTGCATCGTGGATCACGATGTAGCCTTTGTTGGAGGAATTGATTTGTGCTTTGGACGATGGGATTGTCCTCAGCATCCTATCGTCGACGACAAACCAACTGGATTTGAGATGTCTGAGACACCTAAGGATGCAGAGCATTGCCAGTTATTCCCCGGAAAGGATTATTCAAATCCTCGAGTGCAGGACTTCTTCAGGCTCAACGAGCCATATGAGGAAATGTACGACCGAAGCAAGGTACCTCGCATGCCCTGGCATGATGTTGCTATGCAAGTTGTGGGCCAACCTGCGAGAGACTTGACGCGCCACTTTGTCCAGCGTTGGAATTATCTTCGCCGAGGACGGAAGCCTACACGCCCGTTACCATTCCTGCTCCCCCCGCCGGACGCTAATGTAGATGAGTTGAAGGAGCTGGGTCTAACTGGCACTTGCGAAGTCCAAATTCTCCGATCTGCCACCACTTGGTCATTGGGGATCGAACAGACTGAGCACAGTATTCAGAATGCATACATCAAAATGATCGAGGAGTCAGATCATTTTGTCTATATGGAAAACCAGTTTTTCATTACCAGTACTGAGGCATATAACACCAGAATCGTGAACCGTATCGGTGACGCTCTTGTTGAACGAATCATACGGGCTCacgagaatgatgaagaCTGGCGTTGCGTTATTGTTATTCCCCTCATGCCTGGATTTCAAAATACAGTCGATGAACAGGAGGGTACAAGTGTTCGCCTGATCTTGATGTGTCAGTACGCTAGTATTTGTAGAGGCGAACAGTCTATCTTTGGCAGGCTTCGAGCCGCTGGCATTGAGCCAGAAGACTACATCGCCTTCTACTCGCTTCGTCAATGGGGAGTCATGAGTAACGATGTCCTTGTCACCGAGCAACTCTACATCCATGCCAAGACAATTATCGTTGACGACCGCGTCGCCCTTATCGGCTCCGCCAATATCAATGAACGATCAATGCTTGGCAGTCGTGATTCGGAGTGTGCTGCGATCGTTCGAGATACTGATATGATCAACTCGACAATGGCTGGAAGACCGTACCAAGTTGGCCGCTTTGCTCACACACTCCGACTCCGACTGATGCGAGAACATCTCGGCCTCGACGTTGACGAAATACTTGAGCAAGAGCGCCAGGCAGAGCTTGACCGTCAAGATTTCGAgaaagagatggaggatATATATAACGAAGAGAATGGTGGTCCTGCCGATTCCTCAAAGCTTTCACCGAAACGCCCCGATCACCTACGCATTCCAAGTATTAACCATGATCTAGAtgctgcagttgagattgaagacgacagcagcagcagtagcagcagcagtagcgACAGTAATGCAGAAGTGGATAGTACTGTCATCAATCAAGCAGAGGATAAGGTGAAGCATGAGCTGGACGTTACCGGTTATGGGCCTGACCGTTGGAAGACTGCCGAGAAATCTGGCCTTGATGCCGGCCGCGATTCTGTTATCATCAACGGACGTGAAGTCCTTGTTAGCAACATCAGCAATGAAGGCAAGGGAACACTGCAATCACCCAAGGAAACACAGTCACATATTCCCCAGCCCGATAATCGATATCTGGACCTAGGAAACCACAACGACAGCCTCCCCCCCGTGCCAGCTCTAAATCGTCGCACTACGGATCAACTTGGCCTGCCCCGTCCCGCACAGCTGCCGTCTTTGCCGATAAGCGACGATACTGACATTGGCGGTCCTCCACTACATCTCGATCCCGAAACGGGAAAACCGGTTAATGGTGTTTTCCATCCGATGGCCGCAGATATTCATTTAGCACACATTGACAAAGACTGTATGGTAGATCCAGTCAACCCCAACTTTATTGACGAAATTTGGAACCGAGCTGCTCAAAACAACACGAAGCTCTATCGCCGAGTATTCCGTTGCATGCCGGATTCCGAAGTGAGCACTTGGGCAGAATATCGAGAGTACACGACCTACGGTGAGAGGTTCCGGGCAAGCATGGAAGGTGGCCGATCAAGAGGTGAAGACTCGGAATTCCCTCCATCCTCGAGACATCGTGGATCCACTGCgggtggtgctggtgtcaGTGCACCAGGACCAGAGGTGATGGCTAAGGCCGTTGAAACTGAAGCGGAGAAGGCAGTCGGAAGAATGGCCGAGAAGCTCCCTCTTGGCCACCATGAGGAGGATAGAATCAAAATTGTCATTCCTGACGAGAGCCAGCGTGATGCTGATGAAAAACAAGCAATGAAAGACGGCGAGGCTATATCATCACGACCCACCACTGGGCTGGGGAATGAGAATGGTCCCGATGCACATCAACATACAGAGGCACCATCTCCAGTCTACTCGCCCGGAGACACCCCATTCCCTGCCTTCGATGGAGGCAGTAGTGGAAGATACCTTGACCCGCAGACAGGTACCAAGGACAGAGAGAGGCGCACTACTTTTTCGACGCTTGAGAAACCATCCTCAAGAGATACTAATGCCCCTCCACCGGGGCAGTTTGGCTCAGTGAAACGCAGACGCCGTGCAACTACTAAGAATAGCCGACGCGGTTTTAGTATTGACGACATGCCATCACGGGGGCAGGCTGAAGAGCTTTTAAATATGGTCCAGGGCACTATCGTGCAGTTCCCTTATGATTGGCTCCTTACGGAAGAGCAAAACGGGAACTGGGGTTACCAAGTCGATGGCGTTGCCCCCTTGGCAATTTAGTAAGTCCAGCTCTTCGAATGTACGGCAGAATACTGACAAAATAAAGCAACTAGCAGTGACCCTGACCCTGCTGTCCTGGAGATGGTGTATTCTGACTCTAACTTTGCAAAAGGCATGGCAAGGAGTTTGACCAGGTGGTTTTGCACTTTATTCATGGGAAGCATTCGACAAGCGCGGCCATCCTCTCTCACGTGCTCATGTTTCTTTCTATCTCGGAGTTCCTACTCATACATGTTTACCTATGGAGCCTCGCGTAGGCCTATATTACAACTATAATACATCTGATTCGTGGCTTCAAACCTTTTCGCTTACCCAGATAGCACCTCGGCAACCTGCGCGGATGACGCCAGTGAGAAGCCAATGAGGTTCTGCCTTTTGTGCATCATGCGCTACCGCATGATCGAGATGCTCCAGTTCTTCGTCTCGTATCACTCTGAGAGTTTTGACGAGATCTGATAGCTCCTCGCCCACTTCGTAGCCCTCGGCTTCCCATTGCGTAACCATTTCCAACAATGTCCGAATTTGTTCGTTATAGTGGCCACCAATCTCTGTCTCGACAGCTTCTGTACAAGCCATCGCAGCTTCGTAACCGAGCATAGCAGTAGACCAGCCCAGACCGGTAGCCATGACGGACCACAAAGGGTACAGAGCAGTAGGGCGAATGCGATGCTTGTGAATGAGGTCATTGAAGGTCTTAAAGTGACCGTCTTCTTGATCATACATATGCGCCATCAGCTTGCGAAGATGAGGCTTTGATCGAAGAAGGATGGGTGACTGGGCAGCATAAATGAGGACTGCAGCAAGTTCACCAGCTTGGTTGACACGAAGCTACCAGTATATCAGTCACCAATCAAACGAATTTGTGTCGGAAGTCCTACAGCTGAGTCAAGAAAATCACGTTGCTCCTGGGTGAGTGCTTTGAGTTTCTTGGGAGACCCAGACGTTGAGTCTGAAGCTGGAGCTGTGGCGATGGTGCGAACACATGGCTTGTAAAGACTAGGTGTTGATCGCACGAGGAGAGAGCGCAAAGGCTTGGCAAAAGTCCTGGATAAAGACATAATTGTTACACAGAGACTGACCTACTTCTCAATCATCAATTGATGGCGGGCCCCAAAATCGAATGATGAGCCTGGACACTCTCGGTGAGCGGACTGCTCACCGAGAGCGGACTAAAGCTTCTCCGACAGTCCCGTCGCACTAGCCACACACGTGCAGCAGTATGACATAACCTTGACCAATGAGGTGTTGGGTGGAAACCACGAATTCAGAACAAGCtgctcaaggagaagctatTGTGCACTTCTGCTTTACGCAcaatcctcttctcctccatccaCTTTCGCCTCTTTCATCGCTCAATCCCCGCGCGCACGATCACGCATCTCTCTCGACCCCTTTCCCTTGCCAAATTCACACCTGGTTCACCTAATACGCGTAGAACGCGGTTGCGCCTGGGGATACGATTGTTGTCTTTTAAAGCCATTGCGTTCTGTGCCGTTGCTGGCTCACCACAAGGTCGCCATGTCTGACGTCGACGACGAGCTTCTCGCTCTCGCAGGTGGGGATTCCGATGATGAAGCCTCCGGCAACGAGAGCAGGGGCGGATCGCCATCGCCGCCTCCAGCAAAAAGAAGTGGTTCCAAGAAAGGGGCGGGAAAGAAGTCGCGACGAGGAAACGATGACtccgaggaggagggcgaggCGTGAGTGATGTCCCCCAAATTGGTAGCATGATGATCTGGAGCTTGAACACTGTCCTGGCCCCCTAATCCGCATCCTGTTTGCGGCTCCTCCAGATCACTGTGATATACTTACAGTATGCTGACCTATCGTGATTTAGGTCTGCGCCAGGAACGCCAAACTCTCTTGAGTCCGCTCCTATGGACGAATCTGACTCCGACGACGAACCATCGCGAGGTCGAGCAGCGGCTgcagaggatgacgatgaggccTACCCTATTGATGGTCGATACAAGAGtcagaaggaaaaggcagAGATCATGGCCTTGCCGGAACTCGAACGAGAGCAGCTTATCGCTGAGCGTATGACGGACATAGAGCGTCAGCGACAGAACCGCCTGCTCCGTCAGATGGTAAGCAACATGGAGAATGAGGAGCGCAAACAGGTCAAAAAGAAACGCAGTGCTGGAAATGCGGAGCTGGAAGATGGCGATCGAAAGGCATCACGGCCGCGCACAGAGAGCAAGAGGGAGACCGCGATGGACTCTTTGCGCCAAGCTAAGGCAGAGAAAGCACGTCGACGGGAGGATCTCGAGAGACGGAAGGATAATTACTCTCCACGCAGACGCAACTCTGGGGCAGAGGACAGTGACGATGACTATAATCGCGGACGCTCCCCAACTCCTGATGCCGACGAAAATCGCGACCAACCGCCAGCTGAGTTACGCGATTATGAACGAGTTCGATTGGGGCGAAATGAGTTCGCTCAGGTCTGCTTCACCCCTGGATTCGAGCAGGCTATCACTGGATGTTATATACGTATTGCTCTTGGGCCGCATCCCGAAAGTGGCATTGAGCAGTATCGTATGGCAGCCATCAAAGGTTTGTAACAATGAGTACAATACAGCAGCAGGACTAACATTTTTCATAGGCTTCACGACCAGTCGCCCCTATGCTCTTCAGGGGCCCAACGGTGCGTTCGTCACAGATCAGTATGTCAAGGCGGCGCATGGTAAGGCAATCAAGGAGTTTCCTTTCATCGCTGCCTCAAGCGGAAAGTTCACAGAGGTATGTTGAACTGGAATTATTTTATGGGATTGATACTGAACTGGCACCACAGAACGAGCTCAATCGATACAAGGTCACATGCCATAATGAGGGCGTGATACTCCCAAGCAAGGCTTACCTTATGGACAAAATTGATGAGATCAATGGCCTGATCAATCATTCTTGGACCACAGAGGAAATCAAGGCTCGACTTGCTCGGATAAAAGAGCTGAAAAGGCGATTTGACCCCGCCGAGCGAGAACGCATATCTCACTTACTCGAGGAAGCAAGACAACGGGGTGAGCACGATAAGGCCGAAGAATTACAGGAGGAGCTCGACAACCTTGGTTCCCAGCGCTTAGCATTTAGGACGAGTCTGGGCTCCTCGAAGCACAACGAAGTACCCAAGGCCCAAACTGAGCAAGATCGACTGGCTGAGCGTAACCGAGAGAACCGGCGATTGAACGCGGAAGCTGTACGAAAGGCCCAGTTGAAGGAAAAAGCGAAGTCGAAGGAGATCGAGGCAGCCCTCAAACGTGGTGAAACCTATCAAGGTGACATGTCAAGACGACTTAGgaccaaggccaagttcGTTTATGACGGTAACGAGAAAGTGGAACAAAAGCCAGCGGCCAACGGTAGCGGGACTAACACTCCTGGGACTAGTACACCGAAGGTGACCGCCAAATCCCAACTACTACCTCATCTTGCAAAGCTGCAGGAGGAGAAACACAAAGAGAAGGGAATCCCTACTATACATAAGCCGCTGATGGATGACGATGTGATCGGGTCACTAGACCTGGATATTGACGTTGAAATCTGAAGGGGAATACAAAGACAGGGGCGGGGCGTCATGAGCAGCGTTTGGGTTGTTGTTATTGTCCTTTACACAGTGCGTTACGGCTAGAACCAAGAGACAGGACAGGGCGGATTACTCCATATCTTAACACAGAGTTTACTTGAGCCCAAGAGGATTAATGACCAGGTAGACCTTGGTGGACGGTCACTATAATTCTGATGATCCACGGGTTGCTGTGTCGTGGTTGATACGTTGGCATGCTGTGATGGCTAGACCCCCAAGGGCAGTTCTGGTATGCATGACCGCATGTATTGATTGTGAACACCCAAGGCTGTCGAGGTTGGTGGGCGCATTCGTGCTAATTGTGAGCCTGGCGTAGCCCAGAAAGCCA is from Fusarium musae strain F31 chromosome 4, whole genome shotgun sequence and encodes:
- a CDS encoding hypothetical protein (EggNog:ENOG41) yields the protein MTQHRPDGDVSPMDISPRSVSPEDPNLQPGPPSVSKSTSDTLLPPVGLKITTLSNPPGSTKETKPASNELASGHGKAPLSAIPRSTPASTKSLKGHGISDRDFGLAVDGDGQDNSQAPSRPSIQFTRADGVDTPPTFMRGNSWEEPETPGKSRGASLMSKLKALTNNSGVSTPKSSTVAGPSGQGNQSNINSPTRPSRGIPGTLTEEDTDADADAEETADEGSPGDGKSKKKKQKRRMRRTKKATTSTPGTPRRFVSDIDVLDSFDQLVKRRASMPDTTVPEYGVSEGEGRDRLGMAFRRGNSWMTSAVRHHGEETDEVESPGAVGRRTGHVRRITVFGGGGVSDGDAMTPRRPFFTSERASTFGAQKWKQVKNTLKLLRQKKEDRFDYFKSAELMAELRAGAPAVLMLASMIQRDEHGNKRIPVLLEQLKLRITDSSPMEDDDKDRHWLFTIELEYGSGPSRMSWTVTRTLRDIYNLHLRYKFAINNDKYMPGRMDLGGRPKQPKFPYSAFPYLRGARKKGEESDEEDQARIRGEEETAGEGTATEAAGDGIFSDPENPGGLPRRKSRNFLGMGPRRRSTGITDPGDMSNPEGPGMPAMDMATRRQRYVEKQRRILEKYLSEMIRWLMFRADSNRLCRFLELSALGVRLAAEGSYHGKECYLHIQPSKGLDFRRALTPAKVISRHSRKWFLVRQSYIVCVESPENMNIFDVYLVDSKFSISSKRSKVKAIGSAEKKAEIDLTVEAPPDKHHTMTLRSSERKVRLFSRNQSVMKQFEDSINQMLKQTPWYQNKRFDSFSPVRNHVFAQWLVDGRDYMWNVSRAINMARDVIYIHDWWLSPELYMRRPAAISQKWRLDRLLQKKAREGVKVFVIVYRNVEAAVPINSEHTKLSLLNLHPNIFVQRSPNQFKKNQFFFAHHEKICIVDHDVAFVGGIDLCFGRWDCPQHPIVDDKPTGFEMSETPKDAEHCQLFPGKDYSNPRVQDFFRLNEPYEEMYDRSKVPRMPWHDVAMQVVGQPARDLTRHFVQRWNYLRRGRKPTRPLPFLLPPPDANVDELKELGLTGTCEVQILRSATTWSLGIEQTEHSIQNAYIKMIEESDHFVYMENQFFITSTEAYNTRIVNRIGDALVERIIRAHENDEDWRCVIVIPLMPGFQNTVDEQEGTSVRLILMCQYASICRGEQSIFGRLRAAGIEPEDYIAFYSLRQWGVMSNDVLVTEQLYIHAKTIIVDDRVALIGSANINERSMLGSRDSECAAIVRDTDMINSTMAGRPYQVGRFAHTLRLRLMREHLGLDVDEILEQERQAELDRQDFEKEMEDIYNEENGGPADSSKLSPKRPDHLRIPSINHDLDAAVEIEDDSSSSSSSSSDSNAEVDSTVINQAEDKVKHELDVTGYGPDRWKTAEKSGLDAGRDSVIINGREVLVSNISNEGKGTLQSPKETQSHIPQPDNRYLDLGNHNDSLPPVPALNRRTTDQLGLPRPAQLPSLPISDDTDIGGPPLHLDPETGKPVNGVFHPMAADIHLAHIDKDCMVDPVNPNFIDEIWNRAAQNNTKLYRRVFRCMPDSEVSTWAEYREYTTYGERFRASMEGGRSRGEDSEFPPSSRHRGSTAGGAGVSAPGPEVMAKAVETEAEKAVGRMAEKLPLGHHEEDRIKIVIPDESQRDADEKQAMKDGEAISSRPTTGLGNENGPDAHQHTEAPSPVYSPGDTPFPAFDGGSSGRYLDPQTGTKDRERRTTFSTLEKPSSRDTNAPPPGQFGSVKRRRRATTKNSRRGFSIDDMPSRGQAEELLNMVQGTIVQFPYDWLLTEEQNGNWGYQVDGVAPLAI
- a CDS encoding hypothetical protein (EggNog:ENOG41), with protein sequence MSLSRTFAKPLRSLLVRSTPSLYKPCVRTIATAPASDSTSGSPKKLKALTQEQRDFLDSALRVNQAGELAAVLIYAAQSPILLRSKPHLRKLMAHMYDQEDGHFKTFNDLIHKHRIRPTALYPLWSVMATGLGWSTAMLGYEAAMACTEAVETEIGGHYNEQIRTLLEMVTQWEAEGYEVGEELSDLVKTLRVIRDEELEHLDHAVAHDAQKAEPHWLLTGVIRAGCRGAIWVSEKV
- a CDS encoding hypothetical protein (BUSCO:EOG09264XOZ): MSDVDDELLALAGGDSDDEASGNESRGGSPSPPPAKRSGSKKGAGKKSRRGNDDSEEEGEASAPGTPNSLESAPMDESDSDDEPSRGRAAAAEDDDEAYPIDGRYKSQKEKAEIMALPELEREQLIAERMTDIERQRQNRLLRQMVSNMENEERKQVKKKRSAGNAELEDGDRKASRPRTESKRETAMDSLRQAKAEKARRREDLERRKDNYSPRRRNSGAEDSDDDYNRGRSPTPDADENRDQPPAELRDYERVRLGRNEFAQVCFTPGFEQAITGCYIRIALGPHPESGIEQYRMAAIKGFTTSRPYALQGPNGAFVTDQYVKAAHGKAIKEFPFIAASSGKFTENELNRYKVTCHNEGVILPSKAYLMDKIDEINGLINHSWTTEEIKARLARIKELKRRFDPAERERISHLLEEARQRGEHDKAEELQEELDNLGSQRLAFRTSLGSSKHNEVPKAQTEQDRLAERNRENRRLNAEAVRKAQLKEKAKSKEIEAALKRGETYQGDMSRRLRTKAKFVYDGNEKVEQKPAANGSGTNTPGTSTPKVTAKSQLLPHLAKLQEEKHKEKGIPTIHKPLMDDDVIGSLDLDIDVEI